In a single window of the Hippoglossus hippoglossus isolate fHipHip1 chromosome 7, fHipHip1.pri, whole genome shotgun sequence genome:
- the LOC117764879 gene encoding dual specificity tyrosine-phosphorylation-regulated kinase 4-like, which yields MISTDVLRNFKKYLTKYEQKEIKDYKQVWYIGKQAKKIDSSQTRQSNSGYDTKEGIYRALINDHLGYRYQILEVLGQGFSGQILKCMDHKPMHLVAIKVIRNKDIVHDLAMPEKDILKALQQFDKDNSANTVHMKEKFYFRSHLCIIFDLFLTDQHGLNHTNESEFTEEELKKYTMDMLKCLQLLKEKIVHGDLNLKMSPMKGKRTVLNPKTNAKNRVRPFKPTVLLSIAQCSQKTQTDLSHKQQSALPGGKQKCPLGPSSHSPTVMKPIVTCLQTTQSVSGTSSAIKPAMSPEYVLEHFKEYLTKYEQKEIKDYTQVWYIGKQAKKIDASQIRPSNSGYDTKEGIYSAIINDHLAYRYQILEVLGQGYSGQILKCMDHKTNQLVAIKVIRNKDIIYQTVLPEVKILEALREFDKDNSANIVHMKEKFYFRSHLCIIFDLFLKDLHALCHTNKVKVTEEEQKKYTMEILKCLQLLKETKIVHGDLKPENVLIYKKDDEMHTAVTDFGGSYFMNEDDRPRLFTKEYMSPELLLGKKCGPATDMWSLGCTIAELHCGFRLFHGCDLPYVFNRIMEVLGVPPPELLRAAPKRKFFFDSNGIPYMRHCRTTLETKLNSIDVHFINFIERCLEYDPKKRMTPKQASQHPWIHDKLKCATRAGKTISNASVSSSNTSALLKRKKISPPQPQKALLLSYSHPSCVKPAP from the exons ATGATAAGCACTG ATGTTCTGAGAAATTTCAAGAAATACTTGACAAAATACGAGCAGAAGGAAATCAAGGACTACAAACAGGTGTGGTACATTGGAAAGCAGGCCAAAAAGATTGATTCCTCCCAAACTCGGCAGTCCAACTCTGGCTATGATACTAAGGAAGGAATCTACAGAGCA CTCATCAATGACCACTTGGGCTACCGCTATCAGATCCTGGAGGTGCTTGGGCAAGGCTTCTCTGGACAGATCCTCAAATGCATGGACCACAAGCCCATGCACCTTGTGGCCATCAAGGTCATTAGAAACAAGGACAT TGTTCATGACTTGGCAATGCCTGAAAAGGACATTTTGAAAGCCTTGCAACAGTTTGACAAGGATAACTCAGCCAACACTGTCCATATGAAGGAGAAATTCTACTTCCGCAGTCACCTGTGCATCATTTTTGATCTCTTTCT taCGGACCAACATGGATTAAACCACACCAACGAGAGTGAATTCACAGAGGAAGAGTTGAAAAAATACACCATGGACATGCTGAAATGTCTACAGCTGCTTAAGGAGAAGATTGTTCATGGTGACCTTAACTTG AAAATGTCCCCCATGAAAGGCAAGAGGACAGTGCTGAACCCAAAGACTAATGCCAAAAACAGGGTCCGGCCCTTTAAACCTACAGTCCTACTATCAATCGCCCAGTGCTCTCAGAAAACCCAAACGGATTTAAGCCACAAACAGCAATCTGCCCTGCCCGGGGGCAAGCAGAAGTGCCCACTGGGGCCCAGCTCCCATTCACCTACTGTTATGAAACCCATCGTCACTTGCCTGCAGACAACACAGTCAGTCAGCGGGACATCCTCTGCCATAAAACCAGCCATGTCTCCTGAAT ATGTTCTGGAACATTTTAAGGAATACTTGACAAAATATGAGCAGAAAGAAATCAAGGACTACACACAGGTTTGGTACATTGGAAAGCAGGCCAAAAAGATTGATGCCTCCCAAATCCGGCCTTCCAACTCTGGCTACGACACTAAGGAAGGAATCTACAGCGCA ATTATTAACGATCACTTGGCCTACCGCTATCAGATCCTGGAGGTGCTTGGGCAAGGCTACTCTGGACAGATCCTCAAATGCATGGACCACAAGACTAATCAGCTTGTTGCCATCAAGGTCATTAGAAACAAGGACAT CATTTATCAGACGGTATTGCCTGAAGTGAAGATTCTAGAAGCCCTGCGAGAGTTTGACAAGGATAACTCAGCCAACATTGTCCATATGAAGGAGAAATTCTACTTCCGCAGTCACCTGTGCATCATTTTTGATCTCTTTCT gaaGGACCTTCATGCATTATGCCACACCAACAAGGTTAAAGTCacagaggaagagcagaaaaAATACACCATGGAAATCCTGAAATGTCTACAGCTGCTTAAAGAGACGAAGATTGTCCATGGTGACCTTAAACCA GAAAACGTGCTGATCTACAAAAAGGATGATGAGATGCACACAGCAGTCACTGACTTTGGAGGGAGCTACTTTATGAATGAGGATG ATAGACCTCGTCTGTTCACTAAAGAATACATGTCACCGGAGCTGCTACTTGGCAAAAAGTGTGGACCAGCAACTGACATGTGGAGCCTGGGCTGCACCATCGCTGAGCTTCACTGTGGTTTCCGTCTCTTTCATGGATGTGACCTTCCATATGTCTTCAACAGGATAATGGAG GTGCTGGGTGTCCCTCCTCCTGAGCTGCTGAGGGCAGCCCCCAAAAGAAAATTCTTCTTTG ATTCTAATGGCATCCCATATATGAGACATTGCAGAACCACTCTGGAAACAAAGCTGAACTCTATTGATGTTCATTTCATCAATTTCATCGAGCGCTGCCTTGA ATATGATCCAAAAAAGCGCATGACACCAAAGCAGGCCTCACAGCATCCATGGATTCATGATAAGTTGAAATGTGCAACGAGAGCTGGAAAAACTATATCAA ATGCCTCAGTGTCCTCCAGCAACACTTCTGCActgttgaaaaggaaaaaaatctctCCGCCTCAGCCCCAAAAAGCTTTGCTTCTTTCTTACTCCCACCCCTCCt gtgtgaaACCTGCCCCTTGA